TTTAGCAGCCAGTGCGGTACCCTCTTTGGCAAGGACCATACGGATGAACATAATACAGAACTCTCTCCAAAGTATTATCATTAAGGCCCAGAGGGGCATTAACCCGGTGAATGCAAAGCAGACAAAATAGGTCACCCGGCTGATGACATCGGCGAAGGGGTCCATAATTTTCCCCATGTCGGAAACCATATTATGTTTTCTGGCAATATATCCGTCCAGAACGTCTGAGACTTCACTGACAATCTGAATGATCCATAGGGCGATCATCCCCTTTAAAAGAATGGATTCTCCCATCACTGTGAATACATAGAGAATGAAAAAAATCGGAGACAGAATCATCCGTCCCACTGTAAGTTTGTTTGGTAATGTCATGGGTTTATAGTATTTTGGGTCACCACTGATGTCAACTCATCCGGAATGAATTATTGCAGTTATACAGCTGGACAGTGTTATTTTCTGATGAGTTGGACCTGTTCGTCTACAAACAGATAGGACCATGTATCAAAGAATCCGGATTTAAGGAATTTTAATCCCGGGTATGAATACTGATAAATCTTTGAATCGTTGAAGTCTTCTTTTCTCAAGGAGTAGAACCATTCATTGCTTTCTTCCGGAAGCTCCGATAAAGGCATGGATACGGGTCTGGACAGGATACCAAGGGCTTCGATTCTACTCTCAAGAAAAAAGAGCCCCTCAGAAACATCCCTTTTTACAAAAACAACAGCCGCTTTTTCGCCTTTAAGCTGAATAATATGTTCTTCTTTATCAGAACTAGTCCACTGAAGAGACAGGGATCCTTCATTGGAAGGAAAAAACTGAAGTTCTCCCAGGAACATCTGTTCCTCTGTATGAAAATTTGTCAGAGGGACCTTCAAGGAAAATGACAGGATGAAAGGAAAGAGGAATAACAAGGGGAAAGTATAATATGAGATCCCGCAAAGCAAGCCCAGCAGAACAGCGGCAGCATTGGACAGGGAGAAAACACCAGGCATTGTGACTCCAGAAGACATACTCAGCCAGAGACCCACTGAGCAAAAAAGGCTTATACAGAAATAGACTATTGGTAATATGTATCTTTTATGCCTGAATTTGCTCCAGTGAACCCCACTGATGGTTGAGGAGAGAAAATAGAGGACCAGAGCCAGCCAGAAACGTGAATCCTCAAGCATACAGTTCCTTTTGTTTTTCCTCCAGATAATCTATAAAACTGGAGGAGTCCGGATCGGAACCACTGAGTGACCTCATCAACTCTGTTGAAGAGTAGAGGGCTCCTTTAGAATGAATGTGTTCCTTGAGCCATTTCAGGATATCACCAAACTGACCCTGTTCTATCTGAAAGTCAACATCCCTCAAATCATGCCTTAATTGTTTCCAGATTTGTGCAGAATAAAGATTCCCCAGAGTATAGGTTGGAAAATACCCCATATCTCCGCTGGACCAGTGAATATCCTGAAGAATCCCGCTGAGATCATTCTGGTTTTGAATACCCAGAAGTTTGAAACTCTCGTTATCCCATGCATTCGAAAGATCATCCACCTGAAGGGTCCCATTAATAAGGGCTCTTTCCAGCCGGAATCTCAAAAAGATATGCTGATTATATGTCAACTCATCCGCATTAACACGAATGAGGCTTCTCTCTACGCGGTTCATATTCTGGAAAAGCTCATCAATGTCGATGTCGATGTTGATATCCCTATTCTGATTGGACATTTCCTGCTCAATAATCCTTTTAAGATAGACACAAAAAGCCTGGGACCGGCCAATGATATTTTCCCATAGCCTGGATTGAGACTCATGGAATCCCAGGGAACAGGCTTCAGAGACAATGGTCCCATACCATGCGGGAGGAAGATTCTGTTCATACAAGCCATGTCCGCCCTCATGAATGGTACTGGACAAGCCACTGAAAAAAGCATTCTCATCAAAAGCAGTAGTGACTCGTATATCTCTGGAACCCAGAGTTGTTGTGAAGGGATGTACCGAAAAATCGAGTCGCCCCGCCTTGAAATCGTATCCCATATCCTCCAGGACTCTCACGCTGATTCTCTTTTGAACAGACAGGGGGATCTTCCGCCCGTGAAGGCAATCCAGAGTGCTGGTGTTCTTCACTCCCAGGTCTATGAGAGGAGATAAATCACTCTCCATCCTATCGAATAACACTTCCATAACAGAAGCCTTCATCCCTGGTTCATATATATCCAGCAAAACATCATAGGGTTCGTCTTTAAGGTCACTGTACCCGCAACGCTCCTGGAGAAGGGTGACCATAAACTTCAGGGCGGGAGCAAAGATTTGAAAATCATCCTTATCTCTGGCTTTGAGCCAGCTTTCTCTTGCCAGAGCTCCGGCCTCCACAAAGCGTGTCATAAAATCCGGTGGCAGAACCTGATATTCCTTATATCTGCGGTTCAAGAGGCGGTACCACATCTGCACCTGCTCATCCCCGTTTTCCTGCAGATAAGAAAGCCATTCAGGCCAGCCGGGGTCCTGAAGAAGCAGGGTTAATTTATCCTGTATCATTCCCATCTGGCGGGCCCTGTCCCCGGCAGCAGCCTCAGGCATTCCAGTTTCCTGATCCCAACTCAATAAAGCCAGGATATGTTCCAGATCTTTAATGGACTGTTCTATTATTTTAATATCCTGAATAGCACGATCTGAGTTCATAGATTCTATTATCCAATAGAATGGGATTTTTGGAAAGAATAACTCTTAAGGTCTTTTCTGAGCTGTCTTCTGAAGTGAAAAGAGGAGATTACTATATTGTTTAAAAGCTTCGGGGCTGAGAGCTCTCTCTGACAGAGACAAGGATTTGGAAGTGTATTCTTCTGATATAAGAAATGCTTTATCCGTGTATTTTCCTCTGAGTATCATTGATCGGATGAGAGCTGTGCTTATGCTTCGAAATGGCTGCCTCAAGAGGAACTTCAACACAGGCTGTTCTTCTTCCAGAGCCAGAATCAGGGGCAATGTCGGTATACCGTCTTTCAGATCATTTCCTGCCGGTTTGCCCATTTTCCGAGAATCCCCGGTATAGTCCATGATATCATCTCTGATCTGGAAAGCCATACCGAATTCAAGACCCATGTGATACAGTTCATTTTGCACCTCAGGACTCCGGCCCCCCATCAATGCCCCTGTAAAACAGGACAAGCCAAAGAGCTCAGCAGTTTTCCCGCTTATTCTTTTATAATACCGATCCCGGTTGATAAAAAAATCCCCGGTACTGGAATCCTGATCGATTTCACTGAGACAAAGCTGCTCCAGACTCTCTGTCATATAGGGAACAAGAGATTCGCTGAAATGGGAAGAAGAAAGGCGGAGTGACTGGGACAAAAGGTAGTCACCAGCC
This portion of the Oceanispirochaeta sp. genome encodes:
- the pgsA gene encoding CDP-diacylglycerol--glycerol-3-phosphate 3-phosphatidyltransferase — encoded protein: MTLPNKLTVGRMILSPIFFILYVFTVMGESILLKGMIALWIIQIVSEVSDVLDGYIARKHNMVSDMGKIMDPFADVISRVTYFVCFAFTGLMPLWALMIILWREFCIMFIRMVLAKEGTALAAKWGGKVKAVFYFISGIFGLFVLTMKSLGSLEFMTELILVSQVLFILAAVSSLLSFLEYFLLFLKTETMKQFIKE
- a CDS encoding carboxypeptidase M32 yields the protein MNSDRAIQDIKIIEQSIKDLEHILALLSWDQETGMPEAAAGDRARQMGMIQDKLTLLLQDPGWPEWLSYLQENGDEQVQMWYRLLNRRYKEYQVLPPDFMTRFVEAGALARESWLKARDKDDFQIFAPALKFMVTLLQERCGYSDLKDEPYDVLLDIYEPGMKASVMEVLFDRMESDLSPLIDLGVKNTSTLDCLHGRKIPLSVQKRISVRVLEDMGYDFKAGRLDFSVHPFTTTLGSRDIRVTTAFDENAFFSGLSSTIHEGGHGLYEQNLPPAWYGTIVSEACSLGFHESQSRLWENIIGRSQAFCVYLKRIIEQEMSNQNRDINIDIDIDELFQNMNRVERSLIRVNADELTYNQHIFLRFRLERALINGTLQVDDLSNAWDNESFKLLGIQNQNDLSGILQDIHWSSGDMGYFPTYTLGNLYSAQIWKQLRHDLRDVDFQIEQGQFGDILKWLKEHIHSKGALYSSTELMRSLSGSDPDSSSFIDYLEEKQKELYA
- a CDS encoding polyprenyl synthetase family protein, whose protein sequence is MAPLQQVLQKIDDVVQKSPTLIRGDLETLTKRPGKLLRPAFFLLCAEGGDAEPSDLIAVAAAIELLHIASLAHDDVLDDALKRRGNTTLYRKEGAKRAILAGDYLLSQSLRLSSSHFSESLVPYMTESLEQLCLSEIDQDSSTGDFFINRDRYYKRISGKTAELFGLSCFTGALMGGRSPEVQNELYHMGLEFGMAFQIRDDIMDYTGDSRKMGKPAGNDLKDGIPTLPLILALEEEQPVLKFLLRQPFRSISTALIRSMILRGKYTDKAFLISEEYTSKSLSLSERALSPEAFKQYSNLLFSLQKTAQKRP